In Leptospira ellinghausenii, the genomic stretch AATTTTCAATGGATCTAAATTGATATCTGACCAGGTACCAATTTCTAATGTTAGGGGGAGAAAATGCCTAGAGACAGGAGATTGTGTCTCTTTTATATTTGCTTGGAATTTATCATACAATCGATCCCATAGATCACCATGGGTTGTATACGTTTCACTTTGTGGCCCAAATCGATATAGGAAATGATTTAAATGATTTGTAAAATTTGAACCAATTTTCTGAAATAAATCTTCATCAGCACATGGCTCATGTGTGCTCGCGTATGGCCACCAAACATGATCCACAGTTCCAAAGCCAGAATGAATATCAACAACAGGGATTAATTGATTTTCTGCTTTAAGGAAATATTCCTTAAAGTATCGATCTAAAACCCTTGACTCAGTCTGTAACACCTTACCACGATAATACGGAAATAAATTTGAATATTTATGCCCTCCAAAAAAAAATGGAGCTTTTACCGCTTCTACCCCCGAGTTTCGCATCAAATCTACACCCTTTGGGTTCGAACGTCTTTTTAAAGCAACTCCACCTGGATTTAGTACTGGAATGCAGACGATTCCAACTTCACCATTTTTGATTTCATGATACAAAACAGAATTTTTACGGGCAAAAAGATCATCCAAAAAATCTAACAACACACGGATGCCAATGGTTTCTAAACCATGAACACCTGCAATCAGACCTGAAACATTACTTTTAATGGCTTTCGGTTTTCCTATTTCTAATACATAAATGGGAAACCTAAATCCATCTTCCGTTTTAGAAGAAAAGCCATATTGTTTTAATCTAACAAGCTTACCACCTAACTTTACAATTTTTAGGATTCTGTTTTCATAACGATTTAATCGTTTTATGCCACGTAACATTAATTTTTTGCCTCGAATCAAATCAAATGAATTGGAAATCCAAATCTATTTTGTTTCTTTGACTCAACTTTTTACTAGGTCTCCATTTCTAAAATTCGAATATTACGACTACTGTTACAATTTGATGACAAATTTTCTTTTCTATCGTTGTGGAACCAAAAATAAAGGGAATTAAAACATTGAAATGAAATTTGCCTCACCAAATCCTAATTTACGGCAACAGGTTTCACCCAAATCGAATATGACAAAAAAAAATACAAAACAAAAAGTAAGTCCTAAAAAACAAAAGAGATTTCGGGAAGAAAATATCTTTGTGAATCATTCTTCCATTCATGTGGGAGTTTGGCCA encodes the following:
- a CDS encoding M14 family zinc carboxypeptidase codes for the protein MLRGIKRLNRYENRILKIVKLGGKLVRLKQYGFSSKTEDGFRFPIYVLEIGKPKAIKSNVSGLIAGVHGLETIGIRVLLDFLDDLFARKNSVLYHEIKNGEVGIVCIPVLNPGGVALKRRSNPKGVDLMRNSGVEAVKAPFFFGGHKYSNLFPYYRGKVLQTESRVLDRYFKEYFLKAENQLIPVVDIHSGFGTVDHVWWPYASTHEPCADEDLFQKIGSNFTNHLNHFLYRFGPQSETYTTHGDLWDRLYDKFQANIKETQSPVSRHFLPLTLEIGTWSDINLDPLKIFRKRGIFNPSRELKQKSIVSHRKFLSDVIRLAKMNPSDIY